TTTAGAGCTCTGTCTCCAGGCTCCAAACCAGCTGCAGGTTCAGGGCCGGGGAGGATTAGCAGAGGAGGCTCATCTCCAGGCTCCGGTGGTCCGTGGGCAGGATCCTGTGCTCCCGAGAGACACGTTTTGTAGGAGCAGGACTGAGGGGTGTGGGGAGTCACCAATCCCAGCTCCCAAGGGCCCTGTGAGCCCCGGGTGCTTCCTCTCTCAGCTTCTCTGTTGGCACCATCTCTGCCTTTCTGTGTGAAATAAAAGCACCTTTAACCCTCAGGTGCTTTCCTTACCATAAAGATATTTACACACTTCAATAAAGGCAGCTCTCAGCATTCCATGTAAGTTAAGCAGATGGAGCTCGTGGGGTGTTTTTGCAGCCTCTCAGGGATTTTACTCATTCTCTCTGCACTTGCTGCACATCTCTGTTAAGCACTCAAACACCAAACCTGAACGCAGATCTCCAGGGTAAGTCTAAACTCTGGGTAATTGAATTTCCCACGGGCAAATCCACTGCCCCgctcctctggctgctgcctttgTTTGCCAGGGAGCGCCCTGGACGCTCCCCGTGCGTTGTTTTTCCCCCACACGCTCTCCCAGGGCTTTCTAGGAGCAATCTCCATCATCCTCACCAGGGCCCAGCGCCTGGGCACGGCCAGGGCCCTGCACTCACCTCTCCAGCTTTATTGGCAGCTCCGTTAAAGCCTCTCTGTCTGGATGAGCAGTGTTTGGGAGCACCGTGcgcctcagctgctcttcctcGTTAGTGCCTCTCCTGCCAGGCTCTTAATCACCCATCTGTTTTATCAGCAGTGCCCTTGCATTTGCTAACAATCTGcagattagaaaaaaatgatCCCCGGTCCCTGGCGAGCCCCGGCGCAGGCCGGGTGTGCCGATGGTGCCAGGTGTGCCGATGGTGCCGGGTGTGCCGATGGTGTCAGGTGTGCTGATGGTGCCAGGTGTGCCAATGGTGTCAGGTGTGCTGATGGTGCCAGGTGTGCCAATGGTGTCAGGTGTGCCGATGGTGCCAGGAGTGCCGATGGTGTCAGGTGTGCCGATGGTGCCAGGTGTGCCGATGGTGCCAGGTGTGCCGATGGTGCCGGCTGTGCCGATGGTGTCGGCTGTGCCGATGGTGTGCCGATGGTGCCGGGTGTGCCGATGGTGCCAGGTGTGCCAATGGTGTCAGGAGTGCCGATGGTGCCAGGTGTGCCGATGGTGCCGGGTGTGCCGATGGTGCCAGGTGTGCCGATGGTGTCAGGTGTGCCAATGGTGCTGGGTGTGCCGATGGTGCCAGGTGTGCCGATGGTGCCAGGAGTGCCGATGGTGCCAGGTGTGCCGATGGTGCCGGGTGTGCCGATGGTGCCAGGTGTGCCGATGGTGTCAGGTGTGCCGATGGTGTTAGGTGTGCCAATGGTGCCAGGTGTGCCGATGGTGCCAGGTGAGCCGATGGTGCCAGGTGAGCCGATGGTGCCAGGTGTGCCGATGGTGCCGGCTGTGCCGATGGTGCTGGGTGTGCCGATGGTGCTGGCTGTGCCGATGGTGCCCGGAGTGCCGATGGTGTCAGGAGTGCCGATGGTGCCAGGTGTGCCGATGGTGTTAGGTGTGCCGATGGTGCCGGGTGTGCCGATGGTGCCGGGTGTGCCGATGGTGCCGGGTGTGCCGATGGTGCCGGCTGTGCCGATGGTGCCAGGAGTGCCGATGGTGCCGGCTGTGCCGATGGTGTCAGGTGTGCCGATGGTGCCGGCTGTGCCGATGGTGCCGGGTGTGCCGATGGTGCCGGCTGTGCCGATGGTGCCAGGTGAGCCGATGGTGCCGGGTGTGCCAATGGTGCCGGGTGTGCCGATGGTGCCAGGTGTGCCGATGGTGCCGGGTGTGCCGATGGTGCCAGGAGTGCCGATGGTGCCGGGTGTGCCGATGGTGCCAGGAGTGCCGATGGTGTCAGGTGTGCCGATGGTGTCAGGTGTGCCGATGGTGCCGGCTGTGCCGATGGTGCCAGGAGTGCCGATGGTGCCAGGTGTGCCGATGGTGCCAGGTGTGCCGATGGTGTTAGGTGTGCCGATGGTGCCAGGAGTGCCGATGGTGCCGGGTGTGCCGATGGTGCCAGGTGTGCCGATGGTGCCGGGTGTGCCGATGGTGCCAGGTGTGCCGATGGTGCCGGGTGTGCCGATGGTGTCAGGAGTGCCGATGGTGCCAGGTGTGCCGATGGTGCCAGGTGTGCCGATGGTGTTAGGTGTGCCGATGGTGTCAGGTGTGCCGATGGTGCCAGCTGTGCCGATGGTGTCAGGTGTGCCGATGGTGCCAGCTGTGCCGATGGTGCCGGGTGTGCCGATGGTGTCAGGTGTGCCGATGGCGCCGGATGTGCCGATGGCGCCGGGTGTGCCGATGGTGCCGGGTGTGCCGATGGTGCCGGCTGTGCCGATGGTGCCGGGTGTGCCGATGGTGCCGGCTGTGCCGATGGCGCCGGCTGTGCCGATGGTACCAGGTGTGCCGATGGTGCCGGGTGTGCCGATGGTGCCGGGTGTGCCGATGGTGCCAGGAGTGCCGATGGTGCCGGGTGTGCTGATGGTGCCAGGTGTGCCGATGGTGCCGGGTGTGCCGATGGTGCCAGGAGTGCCGATGGTGCCGGCTGTGCCGATGGTGCCAGGAGTGCCGATGGTGCCAGGAGTGCTGATGGTGCTGGTTGTGCCGATGGTGCCGGCTGTGCCGATGGAGCGGTGCCACAGGCACGGGCACAGCCCCGCCAgtgccagctgccagctgctAGTGCCACCCCACCTCAGCCCGGGGCTGGTCCCGTCCTGCCAGCCCCATGCTGGGGCACACCTGCCCCACAAACTGCCGTGGGCAGGCTGAGATGGGACCTTGGGATGAGAttcctccctggcagggtgttgaggccctggcacagggtgcccagagcagctgtggctgcccctggatccctggaatgtcccaggccaggctggacagggcttggagcagcctgtggcagcgggaggtgtccctgccatggcaggggtgggatgggatgagctttaaatcccttccagcccaaactgttctgtttcCGTGATTCTATGAATTTCACTGACCTGGGATCTTATCAAGGAGTGGAAGCACATTTATTTGACAGAATCTACTGTCTATAAAACTGTATTAGCAGCAACTGTATTTTTGTCCCTTAACTCTGTCTCAGTTTTTCCGTTACTTTTCCTGTCTGGAAATCCCAGTCTGCTTGATTTTCACTGCAGCATCAGCACTTCCTTTCTGATTTTCCCCCGCATTCAAAGGTGTATTCAAAATCAACAGCGCTGGGTCAGCTCCCTCTTTTTAGGTTCTGGTGTTCCTGATTGTGACTATTTCACATCAATGGCTTTATTTCATcggttttcttctctctccgTTTCCTCCCCGAATTCTTTGTTCCTAAATCAGCTCGTTTGAAACAAGAAGTGTATAAAATCTGACCTCTGATAACGAACCTGCCCGTTTAATACCTGTGTTTGGTGGTGGGTTTAAAGGGGCTGCTTTCCTTCCAGTTAATCCTTCCAGATCCCAATTCCTTTCCTAAATGTCTTCAGTTACAGGAACTCTCACAGTTCTTTTGCTCATCcctactttttaatttcttgtctgcagctcagcacaggctCCAGCTCCCAGACAGCTCTCAGGAATCCATGGGGATGAGAGGATTTCATATTGACTCTAAATAAAGGGTAGTGttacacagagggaaaaaaaaaccacatccAAACAAAGCAGAAGCCCAATTCCCAGGATTTCCTATGAGGGAGGGAAGGTTTAATTTGTTACCCCACGCCTGAGgtcagcccagctgcagcagctttcaTTCCTCCTGCGCTCCCACGAGCAGAACCCTTTGCAATGCATCTTTTTCCTTGTAATCCCTCAGAATTCCGGTACCAAAGCACATGTTTGGAGCAGAAAAAGCCATTTCCTGGGTGACAAGGGGACATCATCGTCTCTGTGTTGGCTTTCCTGGGTGTTGTCCACAGCAGCAGTCTGGGGAGGCTGGGGCAGACTGGGAGCTCTGGAGAGCCGGGGTGGCCTCGATGGGCTCCGTGGTCCCTGTGTTCCCAAAAGGGACGAGGAGCTGTGGGTGACACCCACGCTGAGTGTCCCAGCgcacccctgccctgccagggtcCCTGCACGGCCCTCACCCTTCCCTCACCCCCTTCCGCCCAAAACGTGCAGGGAACGCTCATCCCTCGGAATTCCAGGGattgtcccctccctgctgcagcctcgtGACGTGTCTGCAAACACCCAAATTATTGTCTTTGCTGTTCTCTCGGGGCTGCCACTGCCCAAAGTCTGGCTACAGAGTGAAGGGAACAGAGCAGTAAATATCCAACCCAGGCACTGGGACTTGGAGCTGTAGCAGCGTCCCGGGAGTCCATTTGCTTCAGACAACGGGGTTCTACGagaaatattttggagaaagtaattttaaaaatatttaagagaaaaataaaagcaagttaAGGAAGGCAATGGAAGAGCCATGGCTCTTCTGTGGGAAACCTCCGCTGCACTctgtgcacagccctgctggttGCTGTCACCTGTGGCCAcctgcatccctgcagagaAATGCCACCTGGATCCCTGCAGAGAAATCCCACCTGGATCCCTGCAGAGAAATCCCACCTGGATCCCTGCAGTGAAATCCCACCTGGATCCCTGCAGAGAAATGCCACCTGGATCCCTGCAGAGAAATCCCACATGGATCCCTGCAGTGAAATGCCACCTGGATCCCTGCAGAGAAATGCCACCTGGATCCCTGCAGTGAAATCCCACCTGGATCCCTGCAGTGAAATGTCACCTGGATCCCTGCAGAGAAATGCCACCTGGATCCCTGCAGTGAAATGCCACCTGGATTCCTGCAGAGAAATCCCACCTGGATCCCTGCAGTGCCTGTGGCCTCCCATCGCCCTCCCACTCGTTTTGGCCCCTCTGGATGCTGCCTTGGGCTGGCAGGGCTTTTCTGGTGCCTGCTGATGTCCAGTGAAGCCCCGGGAGGTGGCAGGACGGGAGCCGTGGAACACAGGAGGGTTCCCAGGGGCTTTAAAGgatggggcagagctgagcagaccTGGGGGCCCGGCTCTTGTAGGATTAGGTGCCCAAGTCCTTCGAGCATCCTTCATCCTTGGTATAAATCGAGTTTTTACCTGCAGCTGGATTCCTGCACACACATCAGGGACAGCATTAGCGAGTCCAAGCCCCCATGCCTGAAGATCAGGAGGCAAAGCCTGGGATGGAGAGTGAAaaccccagggctgctcctcctgctgtctTGTCTGTGACCCCTGCTGAGCTCCCTCTGGGCCAGCTGCCTCTCACATTTTCCAGCCTTCTTTGATGATCAGCAgagattttgattttatttttttagttttttactTGTCGTGAAGAGCAGGAAGTGGGACTTTCAGGAAAACGCCACAAAATATCACGAGAATCATGAAGGAAACACAAAGGCTgtctgcagtgccagctgtgggCCATGCAGAGCTCCCCTGGCTGTGTTGGGGGACACACAAACCCCAGTAATGTGTTTTTGTGACCCCTCAGTTCACAGCAGAGTCCCCGGGGGCAGAGATACACAGAGAGACTCTCCGCCTGCTACAACATTTACAGAAACAGTCTGTAAATAGAATTATGGGAGTGTTTTAAATGGATTTCTGAGCTGGATTCAGAACTATTCCCTGGCTGCATTCCCTAAATATAAACCAGAGCTTCTCCTGCTGGCACAAAAGCGCCGAGAGCGTCTTTCGGCGTTGCCTTTGTGAGCACCCCAGGAGGCTGCAAGTTGGGTTTGCACCTTTGGGGACGGCTGAGGTACAActgcagctcagggaaggatccagggggaggaggagagcctGTGCCCCATGCAGGCAGGCACGGGCACGGAGGCTCCAAAGGGGAGACTCTGCCGTGAGTCCTGCCACCCCAATCACTCTGCCAGCAGGGAAAAGGGCTGGGGTGAAGGTTTGCTGGGAATTCCTCCCCTGAGCGGTCGGGCCTGAGTGtctctgctgtgtttcaggTAAGAGCAGACAATTGTGCATCTTAGTCTGGAGTTATTTGGTGCAATAATGGAATCACGGagtcctggaatggtttgggttggaagggaccttgaggGTCatccagagccacccctgccatggcagggacagctcccactgtcccagggagctccaccctggccttgggcactgccagggatccaggggcagccacagctgctctgggcaccctgtgccagggcctcaccccTCACAggagcaattcctgcccaatctcccatccctccctgccccctggcactgggggctgttccctgtgtcctggagcaattcctgcccagtctcccatctctccctgtcccctggcactgggagctgttccctgtgtcctggagcaattcctgcccaatctcccatccctccctgccccctggcactgggaactgttccctgtgtcctggagcaattcctgcccagtctcccatctctccctgccccctggcactgggggctgttccctgtgtcctggagcaattcctgcccagtctcccatccctccctgccccctggcactgggggctgttccctgtgtgtccctccaTGCCCTGAGCTTTGCCCCTGCTCCTTGCTGGGCTCTCGCCAGCCCTTTCCCGTCCCGAGAGCCTCTCT
This region of Hirundo rustica isolate bHirRus1 chromosome 13, bHirRus1.pri.v3, whole genome shotgun sequence genomic DNA includes:
- the LOC120758838 gene encoding collagen alpha-1(I) chain-like translates to MATAEGLTTGPRPVLALQAGSRPSRGVRQQELRQRFASGERGSPAARVCASLTLSGALAATGNDGTSPGLRWGGTSSWQLALAGLCPCLWHRSIGTAGTIGTTSTISTPGTIGTPGTIGTAGTIGTPGTIGTPGTIGTPGTISTPGTIGTPGTIGTPGTIGTPGTIGTPGTIGTAGAIGTAGTIGTPGTIGTAGTIGTPGTIGTPGAIGTSGAIGTPDTIGTPGTIGTAGTIGTPDTIGTAGTIGTPDTIGTPNTIGTPGTIGTPGTIGTPDTIGTPGTIGTPGTIGTPGTIGTPGTIGTPGTIGTPGTIGTPNTIGTPGTIGTPGTIGTPGTIGTAGTIGTPDTIGTPDTIGTPGTIGTPGTIGTPGTIGTPGTIGTPGTIGTPGTIGTPGTIGSPGTIGTAGTIGTPGTIGTAGTIGTPDTIGTAGTIGTPGTIGTAGTIGTPGTIGTPGTIGTPGTIGTPNTIGTPGTIGTPDTIGTPGTIGTASTIGTPSTIGTAGTIGTPGTIGSPGTIGSPGTIGTPGTIGTPNTIGTPDTIGTPGTIGTPGTIGTPGTIGTPGTIGTPGTIGTPSTIGTPDTIGTPGTIGTPGTIGTPGTIGTPDTIADTIGTAGTIGTPGTIGTPGTIGTPDTIGTPGTIGTPDTIGTPGTISTPDTIGTPGTISTPDTIGTPGTIGTPGTIGTPGLRRGSPGTGDHFFLICRLLANARALLIKQMGD